Proteins co-encoded in one Ponticoccus alexandrii genomic window:
- a CDS encoding SufB/SufD family protein: MALPQAKQTATDARLAALTLPEGGWSVPARRDALSRVQAMGLPGARDEYWKFTRPDSLNAVEVPEAEAFEAHEAPIFGDRDRLKIVFVDGVFDAEASDDLSLEGVEIARLADAADIHWAQDLYGTLETRGQTPVQRPFAALNTAFATDGLLIHVTGTPSKPIHITYTHEGARSDAILHHVVKVDAGCAATILENGPAAARFNHVMEVDIAEGGALHHVRAQGRDHARRAVTHVFARLAQESTFKSFTLTMNGVLTRNEAVIEFTGDDAVAHVAGACMGDGDFHHDDTVFITHDAVNCESRQVFKKVLRNGATGVFQGKILVQPDAQKTDGYQISQSLLLDGDSQFLAKPELEIYADDVACSHGSTSGAIDEDSLFYLRARGVPRGIAEDMMTIAFIAEAVQEIDDESLREELVDRVEAWLARRRA, encoded by the coding sequence ATGGCTTTGCCCCAGGCGAAACAGACCGCAACTGACGCACGGCTTGCCGCGCTGACCCTGCCCGAGGGCGGCTGGTCCGTGCCCGCGCGCCGCGACGCGCTGTCCCGGGTGCAGGCCATGGGCCTGCCCGGTGCGCGCGACGAGTACTGGAAATTCACCCGCCCCGACTCGCTGAACGCGGTCGAGGTGCCCGAGGCCGAGGCCTTCGAAGCCCACGAGGCGCCGATCTTCGGCGATCGCGACCGGCTGAAGATCGTCTTCGTCGACGGTGTCTTCGACGCCGAGGCCTCCGACGACCTGTCTCTGGAGGGTGTGGAAATCGCCCGTCTGGCCGATGCCGCCGACATCCACTGGGCGCAGGACCTTTACGGCACGCTGGAGACGCGCGGCCAGACGCCGGTGCAGCGGCCCTTTGCGGCGCTGAACACGGCCTTTGCCACGGATGGCCTGCTGATCCACGTCACCGGCACGCCGTCGAAGCCGATCCACATCACCTACACGCACGAGGGGGCGCGTTCCGACGCGATCCTGCACCACGTGGTGAAGGTCGATGCGGGTTGCGCGGCGACGATCCTTGAGAACGGTCCCGCAGCCGCGCGCTTCAACCACGTCATGGAGGTCGACATCGCCGAGGGCGGCGCGCTGCATCACGTCCGCGCGCAGGGCCGCGACCACGCGCGCCGCGCGGTGACGCATGTCTTTGCCCGTTTGGCGCAGGAGAGCACCTTCAAGAGCTTCACCCTGACCATGAACGGCGTGCTGACCCGCAACGAGGCGGTGATCGAGTTCACCGGCGACGACGCGGTGGCCCATGTTGCGGGCGCCTGCATGGGCGACGGCGATTTCCACCACGACGACACGGTCTTCATCACCCATGACGCGGTGAACTGCGAGTCCCGGCAGGTCTTCAAGAAGGTCCTGCGCAACGGCGCCACCGGCGTCTTCCAGGGCAAGATCCTGGTGCAGCCCGACGCGCAGAAGACCGACGGCTACCAGATCTCGCAAAGCCTGCTGCTGGACGGGGACAGCCAGTTCCTCGCCAAGCCCGAGCTTGAGATCTACGCCGACGACGTGGCCTGTTCGCACGGGTCCACCTCTGGCGCCATCGACGAGGACAGCCTGTTCTACCTGCGGGCCCGCGGCGTGCCGCGTGGCATCGCCGAGGACATGATGACCATCGCCTTCATCGCCGAGGCCGTGCAGGAGATCGATGACGAGAGCCTGCGCGAAGAACTGGTGGACCGCGTCGAGGCCTGGCTGGCCCGTCGTCGGGCCTGA
- the sufC gene encoding Fe-S cluster assembly ATPase SufC, which translates to MLEIKNLHVKLEEEDKQILKGVNLTVEAGKVHAIMGPNGSGKSTLSYVLSGRDGYEVTEGSATLLGEEILDMEAEERAAAGLFLAFQYPVEIPGVGNMTFLRTAVNAQRKARGEEEMSSTEFLKTIRAKAAELKIDADMLKRPVNVGFSGGEKKRNEILQMAMLEPKMCILDETDSGLDVDAMKLVSDGVNALRDEGRGFLVITHYQRLLDHIKPDVVHIMADGRIIKTGGPELALEVETNGYADLIAEEA; encoded by the coding sequence ATGCTCGAGATCAAGAACCTGCACGTGAAGCTGGAAGAAGAGGACAAGCAGATCCTCAAGGGCGTGAACCTGACCGTCGAGGCGGGCAAGGTGCACGCGATCATGGGGCCGAACGGCTCGGGCAAGTCGACGCTGTCCTACGTGCTGTCGGGCCGCGACGGCTATGAGGTGACCGAGGGCTCCGCCACTCTGCTGGGAGAGGAAATCCTCGACATGGAAGCCGAAGAGCGCGCCGCCGCCGGCCTGTTCCTTGCCTTCCAGTACCCGGTCGAGATCCCCGGCGTGGGCAACATGACCTTCCTGCGCACCGCGGTGAACGCGCAGCGCAAGGCGCGCGGAGAGGAAGAAATGTCCTCGACCGAGTTCCTCAAGACCATCCGTGCCAAGGCCGCAGAGCTGAAGATCGACGCCGATATGCTCAAGCGCCCGGTGAACGTCGGCTTCTCGGGCGGCGAGAAGAAGCGCAACGAGATCCTTCAGATGGCCATGCTGGAGCCGAAGATGTGCATCCTAGACGAGACCGACTCGGGCCTTGACGTGGATGCGATGAAGCTGGTGTCCGATGGCGTGAACGCCCTGCGCGACGAGGGGCGCGGGTTCCTTGTGATCACGCACTACCAGCGCCTTCTGGACCACATCAAGCCGGACGTCGTGCACATCATGGCCGATGGCCGCATCATCAAGACCGGCGGACCGGAGCTGGCCCTCGAGGTCGAGACCAACGGCTACGCGGACCTGATCGCGGAGGAGGCGTAA
- a CDS encoding heavy metal-binding domain-containing protein has product MIVTTTPTVEGYQIAEYKGIVVGEAILGANVFRDIFAGITDIIGGRSGAYEASLQEARDTALRELEERAASRGANAVVGVDLDYEVINNMLMVSASGTAVVLG; this is encoded by the coding sequence ATGATCGTCACCACCACACCCACCGTCGAAGGCTACCAGATCGCCGAATACAAAGGCATCGTCGTGGGCGAGGCGATCCTTGGGGCGAACGTGTTCCGCGACATCTTTGCCGGGATCACCGACATCATCGGCGGACGCTCGGGGGCCTATGAGGCCTCTCTGCAAGAGGCCCGCGACACCGCCCTGCGCGAGCTGGAAGAGCGCGCCGCAAGCCGGGGCGCCAATGCCGTGGTCGGCGTCGATCTCGATTACGAGGTCATCAACAACATGCTCATGGTCTCGGCCAGCGGCACTGCCGTGGTGCTGGGTTAG
- a CDS encoding FkbM family methyltransferase translates to MTGTLSMPAPETTGADYFDVAAALAALESGEAVTFPPLRMTRVTIGGRALTFCGNFHRDPIQRAHRDGAFFEAEDLAEIAQHLPQAPRVLDVGANIGNHALYFATQCGAAQVTVIEPNPLALAPLVANVVLNGLTDVIRMEALGIGLGAESEGGLFMKRHDRNLGGTKMLRGKGGDLQVHAGDALFGDDTFDLIKIDVEGMEMEVLAGLEQTVARCRPLIFIEVDDANAEAFQAWAAERGYAPVFDKRHYGSNMNFLMKPGAAS, encoded by the coding sequence ATGACCGGAACCCTCTCCATGCCTGCGCCCGAGACGACGGGGGCCGATTACTTCGACGTCGCCGCCGCGCTTGCGGCGCTGGAGTCGGGGGAGGCGGTCACCTTTCCGCCGCTGCGCATGACGCGCGTCACCATCGGCGGGCGGGCGCTGACCTTCTGCGGCAACTTCCACCGCGACCCGATCCAGCGGGCGCATCGCGACGGCGCCTTTTTCGAGGCCGAGGATCTGGCGGAGATCGCGCAGCATCTGCCGCAGGCACCGCGTGTGCTGGACGTGGGTGCCAACATCGGCAACCACGCGCTTTACTTCGCCACGCAGTGCGGGGCCGCGCAGGTGACGGTGATCGAGCCAAACCCGCTGGCGCTGGCGCCTCTGGTCGCGAACGTGGTGCTGAACGGCCTCACGGATGTGATCCGCATGGAGGCGCTCGGCATCGGGCTGGGCGCCGAAAGCGAGGGTGGCCTCTTCATGAAGCGCCACGACCGCAACCTTGGCGGCACGAAGATGCTGCGCGGTAAGGGGGGCGATTTGCAGGTACACGCGGGCGATGCGCTGTTCGGTGACGATACCTTCGACCTGATCAAGATCGACGTCGAGGGCATGGAGATGGAGGTTCTGGCCGGGCTGGAGCAAACCGTGGCCCGCTGTCGCCCGCTGATCTTCATCGAGGTGGACGATGCCAATGCCGAGGCTTTTCAGGCTTGGGCAGCGGAACGCGGCTATGCCCCGGTCTTCGACAAACGGCACTACGGCAGCAACATGAACTTCCTGATGAAACCCGGAGCGGCATCATGA
- the sufB gene encoding Fe-S cluster assembly protein SufB, whose amino-acid sequence MTAFDKVTVKDGVDQQTVDAVEQVSTYKHGWNTEIEMEYAPKGLTPDIVRLISEKNDEPQWMTDWRLAAYDRWLQKEEPDWAMVDYPEIDFQNQYYYARPKSMTEKPKSLDEVDPKLLETYEKLGIPLKEQMILAGVEGVEVTPADARTSNRKVAVDAVFDSVSVGTTFQKELREAGVIFCSISEAIREHPELVKKYLGSVVPVSDNFYATLNSAVFSDGSFVYVPPGVRCPMELSTYFRINAENTGQFERTLIIADKGSYVSYLEGCTAPQRDTAQLHAAVVEIIVEEDAEVKYSTVQNWFPGDENGKGGIYNFVTKRADCRGDRAKVMWTQVETGSAVTWKYPSCILRGAESQGEFYSIAITNGHQQADTGTKMIHLGRDTKSRIVSKGISAGVAQNTYRGLVSMHPKAKNSRNYTQCDSLLIGDKCGAHTVPYIEVKNNSSRVEHEATTSKVDDDQLFYCRQRGMDEEEAVALVVNGFCREVLQALPMEFAMEAQQLVAISLEGSVG is encoded by the coding sequence ATGACGGCGTTCGACAAGGTGACGGTCAAGGACGGTGTGGATCAGCAGACGGTCGATGCCGTCGAGCAGGTGTCCACCTACAAGCACGGCTGGAATACCGAGATCGAGATGGAATACGCGCCGAAGGGGCTGACCCCGGACATCGTGCGCCTGATCTCGGAGAAGAACGACGAGCCGCAGTGGATGACCGACTGGCGACTGGCGGCCTATGACCGCTGGCTGCAGAAGGAAGAGCCCGACTGGGCCATGGTCGATTATCCCGAGATCGACTTCCAGAACCAGTATTACTATGCCCGTCCCAAGAGCATGACGGAAAAGCCGAAGTCGCTGGACGAGGTCGACCCCAAGCTGCTGGAGACCTATGAAAAGCTGGGCATCCCGCTGAAGGAGCAGATGATCCTCGCCGGTGTCGAGGGCGTCGAGGTGACGCCGGCGGATGCGCGCACCTCGAACCGCAAGGTGGCGGTGGACGCGGTCTTCGACTCGGTGTCCGTGGGCACGACCTTCCAGAAGGAGCTGCGCGAGGCAGGGGTCATCTTCTGCTCGATCTCCGAGGCGATCCGCGAGCATCCCGAGCTGGTGAAGAAATACCTCGGCTCGGTCGTGCCGGTCAGCGACAACTTCTATGCCACTCTGAACTCTGCCGTGTTCTCGGACGGCTCCTTCGTCTACGTGCCGCCGGGCGTGCGCTGCCCGATGGAGCTGTCGACCTATTTCCGTATCAACGCCGAGAACACCGGCCAGTTCGAGCGGACGCTGATCATCGCCGACAAGGGGTCGTATGTCTCCTACCTCGAAGGCTGTACCGCGCCGCAGCGCGACACCGCGCAGTTGCACGCGGCGGTGGTCGAGATCATCGTCGAGGAAGACGCCGAGGTGAAATATTCCACGGTGCAGAACTGGTTCCCGGGCGACGAGAACGGCAAGGGCGGCATCTACAACTTCGTGACAAAGCGTGCCGATTGCCGGGGCGACCGGGCGAAGGTGATGTGGACGCAGGTGGAAACCGGCTCTGCTGTGACGTGGAAGTACCCGTCGTGCATTCTGCGCGGGGCTGAATCGCAGGGCGAGTTCTACTCGATCGCGATCACCAACGGCCACCAGCAGGCCGACACCGGCACCAAGATGATCCATCTGGGCCGCGATACCAAGTCGCGGATCGTGTCCAAGGGCATCTCGGCGGGCGTGGCGCAGAACACCTATCGCGGGCTTGTCTCGATGCACCCCAAGGCGAAGAACTCGCGCAACTACACCCAGTGCGACTCGCTGCTGATCGGCGACAAGTGCGGGGCGCATACGGTTCCCTATATCGAGGTGAAGAACAACTCGAGCCGGGTGGAGCACGAAGCGACGACCTCCAAGGTGGACGACGACCAGCTGTTCTACTGCCGCCAGCGCGGCATGGACGAGGAAGAGGCCGTCGCGCTTGTGGTCAACGGCTTCTGCCGCGAGGTGCTGCAGGCGCTGCCGATGGAGTTCGCCATGGAAGCGCAGCAGCTGGTTGCGATTTCGCTGGAAGGCTCGGTGGGCTGA
- a CDS encoding cysteine desulfurase family protein, translating into MERVYLDWNATAPLRAEAREAMIRAMDLVGNPSSVHAEGRAAKSLVEKARAQVAAAFGAEGADVVFVSGATEAAALACAGRGLLAGDVEHDAVAAWVDPVLPVSRDGAVSVGDPGQVALQAANSETGVVQVLPQGLAVVDATQAWGKLPLAFNWIGCQMALASAHKLGGPKGIGALILRRGTELAAQIRGGGQEMGRRSGTENIIGIAGFGAAAEAAARDLAEGAWESVAKLRAILENGIEVASKETIFVGKDADRLPNTSCFATPGWKGETQVMQMDLAGFAISAGSACSSGKVRASRVLRAMGYDEVTASSAIRVSLGPSVTEEEVARFCEAWEQKVRRHRARSA; encoded by the coding sequence GTGGAACGGGTCTATCTTGACTGGAATGCGACGGCGCCTTTGCGGGCCGAGGCGCGCGAGGCGATGATCCGGGCCATGGACCTGGTCGGCAACCCGTCCTCGGTGCATGCCGAGGGGCGGGCGGCGAAGTCGCTGGTCGAGAAGGCCCGGGCGCAGGTGGCGGCGGCCTTCGGGGCGGAGGGGGCGGATGTGGTGTTCGTCTCCGGCGCCACGGAGGCGGCGGCGCTGGCCTGTGCGGGGCGGGGCCTTCTGGCGGGCGACGTGGAGCACGATGCGGTGGCGGCCTGGGTCGATCCGGTGCTGCCGGTGTCGCGGGACGGGGCCGTATCGGTCGGGGACCCGGGGCAGGTGGCGCTTCAGGCGGCCAATTCCGAGACCGGGGTGGTGCAGGTGCTGCCGCAGGGGCTGGCGGTGGTGGATGCCACGCAGGCCTGGGGCAAGCTGCCGCTGGCCTTCAACTGGATAGGCTGCCAGATGGCGCTGGCCTCGGCGCATAAGCTGGGTGGGCCGAAAGGGATCGGCGCGCTGATTCTGCGGCGCGGGACCGAACTGGCGGCGCAGATCCGCGGCGGCGGGCAGGAAATGGGGCGCCGGTCGGGCACTGAAAACATCATAGGAATCGCAGGGTTCGGCGCGGCGGCAGAGGCGGCGGCGCGCGATCTGGCGGAGGGCGCATGGGAAAGCGTTGCAAAACTTAGAGCGATTCTAGAAAATGGGATTGAGGTCGCGTCAAAAGAGACTATTTTTGTCGGGAAAGACGCGGATCGCCTGCCGAATACCTCCTGCTTTGCCACTCCCGGGTGGAAGGGAGAGACGCAGGTGATGCAGATGGATCTGGCCGGTTTCGCGATCAGCGCGGGCAGCGCCTGTTCGTCCGGCAAGGTCCGCGCCAGCCGCGTGCTGCGCGCGATGGGATATGACGAGGTCACGGCAAGCTCGGCCATCCGGGTCAGCCTTGGTCCCTCGGTGACGGAAGAAGAGGTCGCGCGCTTCTGCGAGGCCTGGGAACAAAAGGTTCGGCGGCACCGCGCGCGGTCCGCCTGA
- a CDS encoding Rrf2 family transcriptional regulator — MKLSTKGRYAMVALADIALQAEDALVTLADISRRQDVSLSYLEQLFVKLRRAGLVESVRGPGGGYRLARSASDIRIVDVLAAVDETVDAMHKGAGASGGMSGSKAQSMTNRLWQSLSAQVYVFLHQTRLSDVVGNGLAPCPAVPNLFAVVDDDR; from the coding sequence ATGAAGCTGAGTACAAAGGGCCGCTATGCCATGGTGGCGCTGGCCGACATCGCCCTGCAGGCAGAGGATGCGCTGGTGACGTTGGCGGATATTTCGCGCCGTCAGGACGTGTCCCTGTCCTACCTGGAACAGCTGTTCGTGAAGCTGCGCCGCGCCGGGCTGGTGGAATCGGTGCGCGGGCCGGGCGGCGGCTACCGGCTGGCGCGCTCGGCCAGCGATATCCGCATCGTCGATGTGCTGGCGGCGGTCGACGAGACGGTGGACGCGATGCACAAGGGTGCGGGCGCCTCGGGGGGCATGTCGGGATCGAAGGCCCAGTCCATGACCAACCGGCTGTGGCAGAGCCTGTCCGCGCAGGTCTATGTCTTTCTGCACCAGACGCGGTTGTCGGACGTGGTGGGCAACGGCCTTGCGCCATGCCCGGCGGTGCCGAACCTGTTTGCGGTGGTGGACGACGACCGCTAG
- a CDS encoding alpha/beta hydrolase encodes MPEVIFPGPEGRLEGRYHPQKDRDAPIAIVLHPHPQFGGTMNNKVVYNLHYAFYKMGFTVLRFNFRGVGRSQGEYDQGVGELSDAASALDYLQSMNQNSKHCWVAGFSFGAWIGMQLLMRRPEITGFVSVSPPANMYDFSFLAPCPSSGLIINGTNDRVAPPADTRGLVNKLHEQKGISITHEEIDGSGHFFEDPHMDTMIGSVTGYVKRRLTETTR; translated from the coding sequence ATGCCCGAGGTCATCTTTCCCGGACCCGAAGGCCGCCTCGAAGGCCGGTACCACCCGCAAAAGGACCGCGATGCGCCCATCGCCATCGTGCTTCATCCGCACCCGCAGTTCGGCGGGACGATGAACAACAAGGTAGTCTACAACCTGCATTACGCCTTCTACAAGATGGGCTTCACGGTGCTGCGGTTCAACTTCCGCGGCGTCGGCCGCAGCCAGGGCGAATACGATCAGGGCGTGGGCGAATTGTCCGACGCGGCCTCGGCCCTCGACTACCTGCAGTCGATGAACCAGAACTCCAAGCATTGCTGGGTCGCCGGTTTCTCCTTCGGCGCATGGATCGGGATGCAGCTTCTGATGCGGCGCCCCGAGATCACCGGCTTCGTCTCGGTCTCGCCGCCCGCGAACATGTACGACTTCTCGTTCCTCGCCCCCTGCCCCTCGTCGGGGCTGATCATCAACGGCACCAACGACCGCGTCGCGCCGCCCGCCGACACGCGCGGCCTGGTGAACAAGCTGCACGAGCAGAAGGGCATCTCGATCACCCACGAGGAAATCGACGGCTCCGGCCATTTCTTCGAGGATCCGCATATGGACACGATGATCGGCTCGGTCACCGGCTACGTGAAGCGGCGCCTGACCGAGACAACGAGGTAA
- the lpdA gene encoding dihydrolipoyl dehydrogenase → MASQTFDMVVVGAGPGGYVAAIRGAQLGLKVCVVEREHLGGICLNWGCIPTKALLRSAEVFHLMQRAGEFGLTAEGLGFDLDKVVARSRGIAKQLNQGVGHLLKKNGVTVVMGEARLDGPRRVVVGDRVLEAGAVVLATGARARDLPGLEADGKRVWSYRHALQPPHMPKRLLVIGSGAIGIEFASFYNALGAEVTVVEVMDRILPAEDAEIAAFAKKQFVKQGMTVLEGATVTALDRQADRVVASVDKSGDKSRIEVDAVISAVGIVGNVEGLGLEDLGVRVEKTHVVTDRHCRTGIDGLYAIGDLAGAPWLAHKASHEGVMVAELIAGGDPHPVAPDSIAGCTYCQPQVASVGLTEAKAKAAGHEIRIGRFPFIGNGKAIALGEAEGMVKTIFDATTGALLGAHMVGAEVTELIQGYVIGRQLETTEEDLMLTVFPHPTLSEMMHESVLDAWGRAIHF, encoded by the coding sequence ATGGCTTCGCAGACATTCGACATGGTGGTGGTGGGCGCAGGCCCCGGGGGCTACGTCGCCGCCATCCGCGGCGCGCAGCTGGGCCTGAAGGTCTGCGTGGTGGAACGGGAGCACCTCGGCGGCATCTGCCTGAACTGGGGCTGCATCCCGACCAAGGCGCTTCTGCGCTCTGCCGAGGTCTTTCACCTGATGCAAAGGGCCGGGGAATTCGGCCTGACGGCCGAGGGGCTGGGCTTCGATCTGGACAAGGTGGTGGCACGCTCGCGCGGGATCGCGAAGCAGCTGAACCAGGGTGTCGGGCATCTGCTGAAGAAGAACGGGGTGACGGTGGTCATGGGCGAGGCGCGGCTGGATGGTCCGCGCCGCGTGGTGGTCGGTGACCGCGTGCTGGAGGCCGGTGCGGTGGTGCTGGCCACCGGGGCCCGCGCCCGGGACCTGCCGGGGTTGGAGGCCGACGGCAAGCGGGTCTGGAGCTACCGCCACGCGCTGCAGCCGCCGCATATGCCCAAACGCCTGCTGGTCATTGGTTCGGGCGCTATCGGGATCGAGTTCGCCAGCTTCTACAATGCGCTCGGCGCCGAGGTGACGGTGGTCGAGGTGATGGACCGCATCCTGCCCGCCGAGGATGCCGAGATCGCCGCCTTCGCGAAAAAGCAGTTCGTGAAGCAGGGCATGACGGTGCTGGAGGGGGCAACGGTCACGGCGCTGGACCGGCAGGCGGATCGGGTCGTCGCCTCTGTGGATAAATCTGGGGATAAGTCAAGAATCGAGGTCGATGCAGTGATATCGGCGGTCGGAATTGTCGGGAATGTCGAAGGATTGGGGCTCGAGGATCTGGGCGTGCGGGTCGAGAAGACCCATGTCGTGACCGACCGCCACTGCCGCACCGGGATCGACGGGCTTTATGCCATCGGCGATCTGGCCGGGGCTCCCTGGCTGGCGCATAAGGCCAGCCACGAGGGGGTGATGGTGGCGGAGCTGATCGCCGGGGGCGATCCGCACCCGGTCGCGCCGGACAGCATCGCCGGATGTACCTATTGCCAGCCGCAGGTCGCCTCGGTCGGGCTGACCGAGGCCAAGGCGAAGGCGGCGGGGCACGAGATCCGTATCGGGCGCTTCCCCTTCATTGGCAACGGCAAGGCGATCGCGCTGGGAGAGGCGGAGGGCATGGTCAAGACGATCTTCGACGCGACGACCGGCGCGCTTCTGGGCGCCCATATGGTCGGCGCCGAGGTGACGGAGCTGATTCAGGGCTACGTGATCGGGCGGCAGCTGGAGACCACGGAAGAGGACCTGATGCTGACGGTCTTTCCGCACCCGACCCTGTCGGAGATGATGCACGAAAGCGTTCTGGACGCATGGGGCCGGGCGATCCACTTCTGA
- a CDS encoding DUF924 family protein, translating into MTKPEEVLGFWLDEVGAKGWYAQDDALDAEITERFGAAWEGLMGGRYGLWLTHPSGVLAYIVLADQFPRNMFRGEARAFASDRVALAAAKQAIHRGWDMKIDAPARQFFYLPLMHSENLCDQDRCVRLMKERLDDGDNLLHARVHREVIRQFGRFPYRNAALDRRTTAAEEAFTENGGYGALLREVQAVEAA; encoded by the coding sequence ATGACAAAGCCCGAAGAGGTTCTGGGATTCTGGCTGGACGAGGTCGGAGCGAAGGGGTGGTACGCGCAGGACGACGCGCTGGACGCCGAGATCACCGAGCGCTTCGGCGCCGCGTGGGAGGGGCTGATGGGCGGGCGTTATGGCCTGTGGCTGACGCATCCCAGCGGCGTTCTGGCCTATATCGTGTTGGCCGATCAGTTCCCCCGCAACATGTTTCGCGGCGAGGCCAGGGCCTTTGCCTCGGACCGGGTCGCGCTGGCGGCGGCCAAGCAGGCGATCCACCGGGGCTGGGACATGAAGATCGACGCGCCCGCGCGGCAGTTCTTTTACCTGCCGCTGATGCATTCGGAAAACCTATGCGATCAGGACCGCTGCGTGCGCCTGATGAAGGAACGTCTGGACGATGGCGACAACCTGCTGCACGCGCGCGTGCACCGCGAGGTGATCCGCCAGTTTGGGCGCTTCCCCTACCGCAACGCGGCGCTGGACCGGCGCACAACAGCGGCAGAGGAGGCCTTCACCGAGAACGGCGGGTACGGCGCGCTTCTGCGCGAGGTGCAGGCGGTCGAGGCCGCCTGA
- a CDS encoding MFS transporter, with product MYHVITTAWPLLLGMLLLMVGNGLQGSLLGVRGSAEGFSAATMSIVMAGYFAGFLIASRTVPNMIRRVGHVRVFAALGSFISAALILFPAFRDPIAWTLGRVVLGFCFCGVYITAESWLNNATSNETRGQTLSAYMIVQMAGIIAAQGVLLIPDATGFLLFVIPSVLVSISFAPILLTIQPTPAFESTKPKTLQELYAVSPLGMVGMFLMGGVFAAQFGMAAVYGTQAGLTLGQISIFVAAFYVGALLMQYPLGWLSDRFDRRRLIMMVAALGAAAAAVAIFAGGAFTILVTCAFVIGGCSNPLYSLLIAYTNDFLEPEDMAGASAGLLFVNGVGAVAGPLIIGWGMQQIGPSGFFVLITVLMSAVSLYALYRMTQRPATSVEEQSAYAKVMPSASPIAVEIAQDYYIDRSGEEEEEEE from the coding sequence ATGTACCACGTCATCACCACCGCCTGGCCGCTGCTGCTGGGCATGTTGCTTCTGATGGTGGGCAACGGCCTTCAGGGCTCGCTTCTGGGTGTGCGCGGCTCGGCAGAGGGCTTTTCCGCGGCGACCATGTCGATTGTCATGGCGGGTTACTTCGCAGGCTTCCTGATCGCCTCGCGGACCGTACCGAACATGATCCGCCGCGTCGGGCACGTCCGGGTCTTCGCGGCGCTGGGGTCCTTCATCTCGGCGGCGCTGATCCTGTTTCCGGCCTTCCGCGACCCGATCGCATGGACGCTGGGCCGGGTGGTCCTGGGGTTCTGCTTCTGCGGGGTCTACATCACCGCCGAAAGCTGGCTGAACAACGCCACCTCGAACGAAACCCGGGGCCAGACGCTGTCGGCCTACATGATCGTGCAGATGGCGGGCATCATCGCCGCGCAGGGGGTGCTGCTGATCCCGGATGCCACGGGCTTTCTGCTGTTCGTCATCCCCTCGGTGCTGGTTTCGATCTCTTTCGCGCCGATCCTGCTGACCATCCAGCCCACTCCGGCCTTCGAATCCACCAAGCCGAAGACGCTGCAAGAGCTTTACGCCGTCTCGCCGCTGGGCATGGTGGGCATGTTCCTGATGGGCGGGGTCTTTGCCGCCCAGTTCGGCATGGCGGCGGTCTACGGCACGCAGGCCGGGCTGACGCTGGGGCAGATCTCGATCTTCGTCGCCGCCTTTTACGTCGGTGCGCTCTTGATGCAATACCCGCTGGGCTGGCTGTCCGACCGCTTCGACCGGCGGCGCCTGATCATGATGGTCGCCGCGCTCGGCGCCGCCGCTGCGGCGGTGGCGATCTTCGCGGGCGGGGCCTTCACCATCCTCGTGACCTGCGCCTTCGTGATCGGCGGCTGCTCCAACCCGCTGTATTCGCTGCTGATCGCCTATACCAACGACTTCCTCGAACCGGAGGACATGGCCGGGGCCTCGGCCGGTCTGCTGTTCGTGAACGGCGTGGGGGCCGTGGCCGGCCCGCTGATCATCGGCTGGGGCATGCAACAGATCGGCCCTTCGGGCTTCTTCGTGCTGATCACCGTTCTGATGTCGGCGGTCTCGCTTTACGCGCTGTACCGGATGACGCAGCGGCCCGCGACCTCTGTCGAGGAGCAGTCCGCCTATGCCAAGGTCATGCCCTCTGCCTCGCCCATCGCGGTCGAAATCGCGCAGGACTATTATATCGACAGGTCCGGTGAAGAAGAGGAAGAAGAGGAGTGA